Below is a genomic region from Prunus persica cultivar Lovell chromosome G3, Prunus_persica_NCBIv2, whole genome shotgun sequence.
AATCAAGCAAAAGTTGTGGCCATCAATTTGCTTTGCAATgaggaaaaaaattacttttcaATCGGATGGGAGCTTGCAAAGATATTGAAAGGGGGAAACAAAGAAGGGAGAGGAGTTTCACGTTGGTTGCTTCTggcaattggttttttttttctttcttttttttattagagagaagagagaggcatAGAGAGTGAGACAGGAGCATAGAGCAGAGGCAGAGGAAGGgggagagagcgagagagttCTGGataaatgtttgaattaataattgaagggtattttaggaataatggtgggtggaaaaatagaattgtgttttttttcaaatttacatggtgGTTGGGAAGATAAGGTGAATAGGAAAATAGGATAGGaagtggaaatagcagcactcaaaATAGAATGGAATATTAAAACAAGGAGAGAAGTCCAAACATACAAAATGTGAGTAGGAAAATCGCTACCCTTTTCGGGGAGTTGCTTTGTAGGCAACCACAACCGATTTGCGTGAGACACTAGGCACATAATTATCGTGAATAATTGTGGGGAACATTTTATTCGTTTAAGCATCTCACGAAAAACGGCTACATGCACGAAAAATGGCATGAAATGAGAATGAAGGACATGCCAACAAGCACATAGACCTTTTCTATAAATAGTGGCATTGGAAGTCGTTTAAGTTCATCCAAAGCTACCTCTTCACTTCCTTCTCTCCTCTCGAAACccttttctccattttctttctgCATCTCTTTCCCCACCCTTCAACGCAATTATCCCAGACAATTACAAACGCAAAATTTGAATTGCTTGTTTTGCACCCAATTACTTTGTGTTAACTTCTTTGTTTTATCTGTTTAATTTCCTGTCAATATGTTTTCTGCAGAAGCTAAGCTAGTAGAGGAGGCATAGGTGATTTTGCTGACAGAAGATAGAGAGCACAGATGGTGAAATGCATGAACAAGGCAGCATCTCAATCCTTTGTGCTCTCTATGCTTCTGTCATCACCTTCATCCCCTTACCTCCCCTATTTGCTATTGCTTATTAATTTGATTTCCCATAATTAAATTTATCCATATTCATGTATTGCATAAAGTGGTAATAGCACATATATAAAAAGCATGTCATCAGTAAATCTTGGGATGCACATAAATGATAAGAAGCTTTTTGTGTAACGCATGATTTGGAATTTCCCCTTTTTGGATAGTTTTTCGTACAATCACATCTAAAGACGTACTTTTGTTGATTtgtctgtttctttttctggtaggtactaattaaataaagggGTTCTATTCTAGCTACTGTATTTTTTGCAGTTTTAATTGGTATTTGTTTGATAAGAAGAAGGAAATCTCTCCTCTTTGAATCTTACTATAATTAAGAAGTTGAACtcttgttttaaatttcccaTATTTATAgggtatatatgtatatgtgtgtgGGAGAAGAAGCACCAGGTTTTGTTGACAGAAGATAGAGAGCACAGATGAAGAAATGCATGGACATCGACATGGCAGGCAGcatctctctcctttgtgCTCTCTATGCTTCTGTCATCACACCTTCAGCCccatgtctctctctctctcccccaaaTCTTATTGGGTTTCTTGCTTAAATAATCTAATTCCCattcatatatgtatatattttatcaaCCTTGATTCTTGGGAATGTGAATAATTAGTGTCAAGTGTGAACTCGTCTGCACAACAAGAGAGACACCACAAACAAGGCTCCACCATCCAACCGCCGCCAAATTAAAGCCACCCAGCACACAACGCAACAAGGCACAAGTACCGAAGAAAACAACCGAAAGAAACAAGGCAAAGCCAATCAGCAGATCAAGGTGATTTGGAGCTAGCAGATTAACAGTgttcacagagagagagagagagagagagagagagagagagagagacatcaACATTCATCCCAGTAACAGTGTACTTCAACTTTTGTTCACCACAATAAAGTacactttttccttttcttgttaTGAAGTAAATTTACTACttgatgtttttttgttttgggtcaaTAATTGCGGCTTGATGTTACAACCATAGTTCAAGTACTTCATAACTTACAGATCCAACTAACAAAATAGAATAGAACTTGTTCACAACTATCTTGTTTGCgcgttttgtttttgttctgttACAATGTATGGAAGATCTTGATCTTTTTATCCTATGTACTTGCCGTCTCTTTGAATGGAAAAACATATCTTCTGGTGTTtttaatcaaaagaaaaaaagatatggCAAAATCATATCACAATTATCAAGGAATAAGCAAGTCACTTAATGGAGTATCATAAAATGTAGAGTATATATCCAAACTCAAATCTAACAAGGAATGAATCAAGACGGCCTAGGGCAATTCATTACATGTAGTACTAATGCAAGGTTTAACATTTCTTTTGTGAGATTATATTCTCAACATGCCCCTCATGCGTGACTCAACTTACACAAAACATGAGAACAATTCTAATGAGGTGATGTGTTGGTGAGAACTCATATGTTGGGTGTCGGTGGagaaggagatgaagaaatTGCTTAGTAAAATGGGGGAAATGATGATGATCAACTCGCTTGTGAAAGTTTGATGACTAGTGCAAATACAAATTGCAAAGGAATTGTTTGATAtccatttcattttcacaTTTCACTTCTTTggaaattgaaaactgaaaaacatgGTTGGTAACAAATtccgttttttgttttttaaaaaatgaaatctagttttcaaaatcacccttatttttataaaagaacttgaaagtgttttcagtttttagttattgttttcattttttttttgcactcCTTTCTTGTTCACCAATTTCACAGCACCACACATGCATTGCACTCTAATTACCAAAACTCGATATTTGGGACCTCTCGACTTGGACTCGAGTGCTCGACTCTTGCATTCGGCCGCTGACTCAATCCAAGCTTCAGGACctccaaattcaaaattgacaaaaaaaatcatcctAACACTGAAAAATATTACTAACTCTTTGTAACACGTACTTTCATTCTATGAGCTTAAATTTGATCCTAAAAAAATGTCATTTCCAAGTTCCacataaaactgaaaacttaaatcagttaccaaaaaacttttaaactgttttcacaATCAGTttccaaataaattttatgttttcaatttcttaaaaataaaaagtaaaaactaaaaattgaaatagttatcaaacaggcccaaatatttcaaaatatagGCTTCCAACAATGTTATAGAGACAACGTAATTATAaggggggtgtattcaattgcaattttaatagattgtaattacgggtgtattcaattgtgattttaatagattgtTTTGAAGCTTAAAAATATGGTGGTTCAATTAGAATTTTTaagtaatcaataaaaatctggtggtattcaattaggatttttaaataatcaatACAAGTTCGGTGGTATttaattaggatttttaaataatcaatACAAGTCCagtggtattcaattaggacttttaaaatataagaaaaagtaCCGTGGTATTCAAAAACTTACTGATTTTGAGGTATTTCATTAAATGATGTATTGTGAGACTTTTGAGTGTGTGATATAAATACCAAATCACATAACAAATCTCATCTTCCTATGCATTATTCTCATATAtgctctcatactttttttttacccaCTCTTCGActatacattaaaaaaaaaactttcataaGAGAGATGATAAAGAAACATTAACAAGAAAGACGATATTGCATCTTCTGGAGCTAATGGGCATTTTCCAATAGCTCTTCTTTCCTTGTAGACAAGCTTATTTGGagcaaaattatatttttgatactttttttaattattttttattattatagaaTTTCCTGCTCATTGTAGACATTTCCTCGCAGGGAGTTGCAGCCCTCCACAACTCTGTCGGTGTGCCTACAAGTTGCTTGATCTAATGCCTcaaagaggcttttttttttctttcttttttttatgcgTAGCTGCTGCGCATACAGCATACATggctaaatattttttctaatttcctGTCCTAAAATGTTTGGGaccaagaacaaaacaaaaaaagaaagaagaagcctTACCCACGATCTAGAAGAGACGTTGATAAGATGCAAGGTGTTTTTTTACTCCACAATTTTGGTGCAAGCTTTGACAAAAACTAGGAGTAGTCATGGGGTTGGGCTAGGAGTTTTCActatgtttctttattttgtatttctgGTGCTATATGTTTTGCATTAGGTGTTGGTGATTTTGGATGTAGCTTCTAGCCTCTACTTATGCTTTTGTATTTCTATTGTTGGTTTCTCAGTTGTGTTGCGTTTCTTTAACGTATTCATTCTAGCCATGTGTGGCTATCTTGGGAGTTACACTGTTCATTTCGGTGTACTCTCCCTAGACTAATCTTTGATGGTTACTGTGCCTCCATCTTTGTATTAACCCTAAAAATTGGGTATATTCCTTCAAGTTATGTATTTAGGTGAATGATGATGGGTGATAGAGTTCAAGCTTGtatagaaatataaataaaatcatgtaattgcaatctattaaaatcaaaagtaaaatcctaagtgaattaaaatcaaaagaaaaattatgtaATTGCAATCTGTTAAAATCATGAGTAGAATCATATAATTACAAATTCGGCTGAAATTCATTACATTAAAATCAtgtaattacaatatattaaaatcgcaattgaatacacccccaTGACCACATTGTTGACCACCTCTCTAATACAAGTGAGTCTCACATACATTAGTGTGGCTTACCTAGGCTCACCTCTATTAAAGAGATGATCAACAAGGTGATTAGTAAATGTGGTAGAAATAAGAGTAATTATAGTATATTTCGGTAATACGGTCACGTGATATAACCTGTGcacatgttataatataagtggataTTTGTTGAAACTATTTCCTAAAAGGGGAAATATCAACCATGTTATCcactcatattataatatatgtacAAGGTATACCACAGTAGAAGTTCCTATTAATGAGGCTTTCTTTATGGGCAGTGTAATTGGGGAGTAAGGTAGCCTCCAAAAAATACTATAGAGTCCTCCCATCCGCCTTTCAGGGTATGGAGCCACCGTCGCTTCGGTATAGCGTATCGAGTGGAAAAGGCTGATAGGGGCTCTTGTGCCGAAGATGAACGGGGCTAAGCGATCTGCCGAAGCTATGGGATGTAAAAATGCATCGGTAGgggacaaaaaaaattgtttctaAATGtctcaaaagaaacaaaaaaacggATCATTAAAAGCATTctgtttataaaagaaataataaaagaactcTCAATATGACCGTACTCCAgtactattctataatttcacTACAAGTAGTATTATTGATAATGgtttaatcgttttattagtctttgaattttgacttgatttgcatttgagtccctcaatttccaaaatcacTCTCGTGGTCTTTTAACTTCAttttcgttaggacaaatggtcctgtcgtcaattttattaacttttttctgttaaatgcaggggcaaaatggtatttttttattttacaacaaaaaaattgaaaaaaatatcatttcttttttttttaaaaatcaaataaaaaaccaacaaaaaaaaaatcaagttttgggGAGTAGAAATTTGGATAGAGGgagggggggagagagagtttaattttaattttatagtttaattttaaatcttttattcatattttaatcaatttaatacaaaaataccattttgcacctgcatttaacagaaaaattaacaaaattgacaacATGACCATTTGtcataaaaaaactgaaattgaagaacCAAGATaacgattttgaaaattgagagaCTGAAATGCAAATCAAGTTTAAGTTTAGAgactaataaaatgattaactCTATTGATGACTGTTTACAGCAGTTAGAATGGCACATGTAGATGATGTGGAATGTGGTGAGAGATGGAGGCTTCTTGGGTCTACGCCTAGGAGGGCCCAGTACGCATCAATAGGTGGTTACCATGGATCCATTGGGCTTGGTACTACCTAGGTAACAGATGGGATTGGGCGTGTCTGACTGGAAGAACTCGATCAGAAGCTGCCAGGAAAGACAAAAAACAGAAGTTCCAGATTCTCGGTGTTCTGCGTGAAAAACCTCTCTGTCTGCGTGAAAACAAATTTTGCAAacctttctttctgttttataTTGTTATTCACCACTTGATTAATTTGGAAGAGCAAGTCAGTTTCGTCTCTGTCAATAGTGTATGTATCTTTGAGTAACTTAGTCAAAGCACAGGTGCAGGTTCTCTGTTTTCCAAAATCTACATAGACCAGCCATTTGCAGACAGACGAGGTGAGACTTTTATATTAGTCTTGGACTAGCTTCTGATTTGGGTTAATTTTCACTTAGGCTGCTtgtgctttatttttttcatcttctgATTTAATCTTAAATTACTACAGATAATATATGTAACTTGTAATGCGGAGACCTATTGCTTTTTCATTTGTTAtctgttgttttatttttccttgttaattttaatatggattttaaaactttttcagGTGCCATGGACATCCCTCTGCCTCTTAGTAAATTAGCTCTGCATTTGGTTAATCGCGACGACAAGTACGTTCATattgtcaattttattttactgttttttgctgtttttttGTTACTAGTGGAATCGTTGGATATGGCTGCCTTGCAAGGATTGAATTTGGCTTTTTAACTTTAGTAAAAGGaatgtatttatttagttttatgcTTTTCTCTGTTTTAATCAGTGACTTAGCTAATCCTAGTCCTGTCTATCTTAAGGGCATTACATTTTCATTTGGGAAGAATTGCATTTGTTGGTTAAATTTCAAGCATGAATGTCAAGGTTGACAAAATTAATACTAGGAggtgtaatttttttgaaaatatgtTGACTCTCTATCTCTGTCTCCATCTAAACTAGGGACAAAAAGTATGTAGTTCTAGTAGCAACTGGAAGTTTCAATCCTCCTACTTATATGCATTTACGAATGTTCGGTAAGTTTCTCATTTTGACAGCTAACATATATGTGAATTGCGCTCTCTATTTGAATCTGGTAATTGCCCCTTGGGTTTCATTTTCTACTTTTGACTTTGGGATCTTTTGCTCATTTTTTCACTGGAAATTGCAGATCAATTGTATATTTTGATCAATTTTGCTTTTGTGCACAGAGCTGGCGAGAGATGCACTGAATTCAGAAGGCTTTTGTGTCATTGGAGGTTATATGTCGCCTGTTAATGATGCGTACTATAAGAAGGTATGTAACCTTTAATAGCATTTCTGTAGGCATTGGAGTAGAAAGAGCTTTCATAAGCACATGGATTAAGGTACATAGTATGCATGGCAATTTTTAACAGAGTTCTGGGATGAGGCTACATTAGGAAGTTATTCACATAGCTCAACTTCTTCCTGGACCCCTTTCAACCAGGGTTGTAGAAGCAACACATTTATTCCATTTTATTCGAGTTTGTTAATGCAATTATGGGGTTTATTACTTCTTTATGCCTGAGTAAGTGCTGTAGCTAGATCATATGATCAGATATCACAAATCCCTCTATTGCCACAAACTGACATGGTCACTTGGTTGGTTATGTAGGGCCTTATATCAGCCGAACATCGTATACAGTTGTGCCATCTAGCCTGCCAGAGTTCAGAATTTATAATGGTTGATCCTTGGGAGGTATCTTTCTCTCCACTGTACAGATTCTCTAGAATCTGAGATGATGCTTTTGTTGTGCAGTATGtgacttatttatttactgCCATTAGGGTTCTGTTCTGTGTACTTAAAAATAGAAGTTATAAACCAATTTTACAGGCAAGACAAAGTAACTTCCAACGCACTTTAACTGTTCTGTCTAGAGTCAAGGATTTCTTGTCTGAGGCTGGGCTGATACCCAGTGGTAAGATTTGCAAAACTGTTATCGTTCGTTTTCCTTTGAGAAGCTGCTTCATTGTTAATTTGGAGGCAACATGATTGACTTCTGTTTCTGCTATTGATAGAATCTCTTAAGTGCATGCTTGTGTGTGGCTCTGATCTACTCCACTCTTTTGGCATTCCTGGAGTTTGGATTTCTGAACAGGTATGTCTGTAATTCTATATTCTAGTGGTCATGTGTAGTTTATTCTTACAAGATAACCATCTCATTTTTCCTGTATTACTAACTTACCGTAGAATACAACGACTTCATCTGGAGAGTTTTACTTATATCTTAGTTCAGTAACCTTAAAAGGTGTTGAATAATTCTTAGGAGAATATTTGGTCATAATGTCCAACAACAATCACACATGAATGGAGATGTATAGTGTGTGACTAGAAATTAACTGAGCACTTGGTGGATCTTTGTTGTATAATGCAAAGTACCATAACACTTGAAGTGGGGTACGGTTTAATTAATCCCTTTGAATTGGTCCGTTTCTGGTCAAATAAGGTGTTAATCCACCATAACATTTGTACTTATTGGTCAGGTCAGAGGCATATGCAGAGATTATGGTGTGGTTTGCATTCGCAGGGAGGGACAAGATGTTGATACAATTATCTCAAatgatgaaattttgaaagaaaacaaggTAATCAATCACAtctcttgattttttttagtgCTTTTTGGCGCATATATTGTAATAGTCAATCAAATTGTCATTCAGTGGTTGTAAAACAGTGGATTTTCTTAGTTACACACCTAGATCAATTAACTATTACCCAAAATGATATTTCTCTGTTCTACACCTATGTCTCTTCTGACTATAAATTATGCAAATTGGCATTGTATACAAGGGTTGGTCTAAATTGTGAAATCGAAAGTTTCGTGATGGTTTGAAATAGTGCAAAACGTTTTATTTCTTGAACAGTTTTGATTTGAAGCTTCTTTACAGTCCGCTGCTTTTCTTGGCCATTTGATGTtagttcttctcttttttattacaGGGCAACATAAGAATCGTGGACGATGTTGTACCGAACCAAATAAGTTCTACAAGAATAAGGTAAAGGCAATGTGATTCATTGGCAAACATGTTAAGGGGAATGTGGAAGGAACTGAAAACTTACAAATGTATTTCAGGGATTGCATTTCAAGAGGATTGTCGATTAAATATCTGACTGCAGATGAAGTAATTGTTTACATCAGAGAACATCATCTCTACTCCAACTCAAATGACATGTGATGAAGAAGATATCTTCATCAAACACAGCACATGTTTATCAGATCACTGTAGAAAGGAATCGATTGATTGATAAAACAAATTTTCTGCCATGTTTATCAGATTATTCTGTAGAAAGATATGACAAAACCAAATCGCAGTTCTCAAGTTACATTAAAGAGTATCCAACTTCAAAACTAATTGGGAATGGATGAAGAGGTCATAGGGCATCACATTTATTTGTAAGTAACACAAAAATTGCAAAGAAGTAATTACAGACACACCAACTATTCTTCCAACTGTTCATCACCGATTTATTTTGATTAACACTTCTCTTTCAATATCTGAAGAGGTAAATCGCCATCAGTCGGGATAAGAGTTGGTACTTTTACCAAAGTAAGAATGCCACATGGATTTTATGTGGAGATGACATGGAATGTGAGTTGGACGGGGCTCTCACATGGATCATTAGAAACTTGGAAATATTTTTACTTATCACTTTAACTCAAAGTATACCTTCACTACCTTTCTCACAACTTGACTTGTGTATATTGACATAATCAATGACTAAAATGtcgataatatcgacgaaATATTGAGGATATTATCGTTTTTTAAGGTCTAAGATATTTGGAACATATCCGTACACATATCGTATAAgtatcgataatatcggaaaatatcgaCGTGGATAATTCTTtcacacttcagcaatatttggccaaaatatcgctataatatcgagatgatgaagacaatgaaaaatttgaagggTTATTTAACATCCCCTAaggtttcttgtgttttcacaaaaccccatCAGGTCTCAAAAATTACACGAACACCCCCTGAggttttgttttcacaaaaccctttttcgttgattgtttgtccaaaaattgatgatttcattggaaaaaaaaaacttatgcaaatgacaaaattaacctcaatgaagtatatgcaatctaGTCTCAAAGGCCAACTTGgtcatttggagaatttttttgtattaaatcaTCACTCTtttgatgaaaaatcaatgaaaaggagttttgtgaaaacaatttaaaatctCAGGGGTGTGCTTGTAATTTATAAAACCTCAAGgatttttgtaaaaaagtcaaaaacctcatgaggtgttagtgtaaatcactcaaatttgaactttataggaactctatgtggtcttaagtcactcatgtatcttaccatacaatgtataaaatataaaatattgtcgtaaatcattataaataaatgattatggtgtgtttaatattctttcattgattactacatattttctacactcgcagtgtttgtcagctcgttatataatcaacttaaataagTTAAACCTATCATGCAACGTATTTCCTTCccattttttgtgataaagtaatagataattgactaaataaacatcttccaaagtttcaagaaaaatttccaaatttttcttacaatttccgtggtttttattcaatttgtatcgatattgataatatcccgatatttccattAAAATTTTCGTATTTTTGAACTACCAATATTTCCGAAACCattgatattttagaccttgcaAGTGCCCACAGCTCTCTATATATGGAGATGTCtcttttatatacatatattatatatggtCATCATCAACTTGGAGGAAGCATGGATGTGTTTGCCACTTTATGATTTTGACACTTTTTGCTAGTGCTATTTTGAATACAGCTCTAGTGCTTGTTATGCTAAGCTATGCTCCATTATCTTTTCTAAAAGTGACTCATGACACAATAGAGTACAAAGCTCCTTTAATGAGAAGAACTTGCATGTCATAGGATAACATtagtttgttatttttaattaatcaagttcTGTAATGTAGAAAAATTGTCCGCCAGAACATGATTGATTAGGGATAACAAATCAATACTGACCTCTTGATATACAAGTTTTTTGTTG
It encodes:
- the LOC18784451 gene encoding nicotinamide/nicotinic acid mononucleotide adenylyltransferase, coding for MDIPLPLSKLALHLVNRDDKDKKYVVLVATGSFNPPTYMHLRMFELARDALNSEGFCVIGGYMSPVNDAYYKKGLISAEHRIQLCHLACQSSEFIMVDPWEARQSNFQRTLTVLSRVKDFLSEAGLIPSESLKCMLVCGSDLLHSFGIPGVWISEQVRGICRDYGVVCIRREGQDVDTIISNDEILKENKGNIRIVDDVVPNQISSTRIRDCISRGLSIKYLTADEVIVYIREHHLYSNSNDM